In Oscillatoria acuminata PCC 6304, a single window of DNA contains:
- a CDS encoding cold-shock protein, producing MLAKVTYSQFEATRRKAFTTDLITQLNEDFVTTPAESPALKRPQSAFVAAQVEREQGTVTKFSNIRGFGFIRGKHEQDIFVHFRDIRGDEQRLNAGDVVEFVLLINEKGLNAKAVEIVSRSSS from the coding sequence GTGCTGGCAAAAGTGACTTATTCTCAATTTGAGGCAACTCGCCGCAAAGCCTTTACAACTGATCTCATTACCCAACTAAATGAGGATTTCGTTACAACTCCAGCAGAATCACCAGCTTTAAAACGTCCCCAATCTGCATTTGTTGCTGCACAAGTTGAACGAGAACAGGGCACAGTGACGAAGTTTAGCAATATTAGAGGGTTTGGTTTTATTAGAGGGAAACACGAACAAGACATCTTTGTTCATTTTCGCGATATTCGTGGTGATGAGCAAAGATTAAATGCTGGAGATGTGGTTGAATTTGTACTTTTAATAAACGAAAAGGGATTAAATGCTAAAGCCGTTGAAATAGTTAGTCGAAGCAGTTCGTGA
- a CDS encoding type II toxin-antitoxin system VapC family toxin → MILCDTGILITIVDRRQPKHYAYRQAISRYACPLLTTWACLTEAMYLTHRLGGWTMQHQLGKLIVQGGLITYSIDTAQQMTRLLALMEQYRDRPMDFADATLVLVAEETGQRQILTLDSDFLFYRIHNRDSFEIISVD, encoded by the coding sequence GTGATTCTCTGTGACACCGGCATTTTGATTACCATTGTCGATCGCCGACAGCCCAAACACTACGCTTACCGCCAAGCCATTAGCCGTTACGCCTGCCCCTTGTTGACGACTTGGGCTTGTCTCACAGAAGCCATGTATCTGACTCATCGGCTAGGCGGTTGGACAATGCAACACCAACTGGGCAAGCTAATTGTTCAGGGCGGACTTATCACCTATTCCATTGATACAGCGCAACAGATGACCCGTTTGTTGGCATTGATGGAACAATATCGCGATCGCCCGATGGACTTTGCTGATGCAACTCTTGTATTGGTAGCAGAAGAGACCGGACAGCGCCAAATTTTAACCCTGGACTCTGATTTTTTGTTTTACCGGATTCATAACCGTGATAGTTTTGAGATTATATCCGTCGATTAG
- a CDS encoding colicin transporter has product MSKPDKLSENPTLESDLASGVIRLKPQEFIHVLDNNTGITRLEVGPQTITLRDGERLILKPQPAIVVPPRHYCIVANPVMRDENGAPSTDPRGQIKLRYGDREIRLSQEPFPLYPGEELAESVTQLQVVETNQALRLRALRDFSETRTIPGETPQTQMIERVAGDEWLFEGPGTYIPRVEVAIVKTVQATIIKTNQALRLFARQNCIDRQGIRRRAGEEWLVREEGAYLPGIDEEILGLIDAYVLTERKALHLKAKRSFTDIFGRQRKAGDEWLVTLEDAEIHIPDVYEQVVGEVQVTTLNDREWCIVVDPIDRNGKPQFGMWEVRQGRITFFLHPGESLHNGIQKVYVLGEQEALLLRADEAFTEGTPENPIHHQPGDLWMIHGPRDYIPPVQVKVIETRKAIPLDKNEGIYVRDIQTGELKLVSGPQAYLLAPHEEPWEKELPPVVEDLLQRKSDPLGDRGEYSGSREETQGRTQNPRKQRDKTRAVVFHVPQNAVVQIHDYKERTARNVFGPDLVMLGPDEAFTVLSLSGDKPKRPNAIKSLALLLGPDFMTDIFTVETSDHARLQLQLSYNWYFEVDKTNEEQTEKLFQVPDFVGAACKAIASRVRGAVAGVQFDEFHRNSARIIRQAVFGVDDEGHIREDFRFRSNNLVITNIDIQSVEPVDEETLKSLQKSVQIAIQITTDAQEAAARHDAERIAQQAKARLERQAIVDKSAAEAERRNLLELEAENAAISSTGQATAEARAKAEAAQIQGQLQVNLATQEAEANRIRAEVELVQLRSRQEAEFAHQQALTNLEIEKAQRMAEITSTEFAQKVAALGPETLRAMAQAGPEMQARLLAGLGLQSVLITDGKSPINLFNTANGLIGGVPSNLGGNGREET; this is encoded by the coding sequence ATGAGTAAACCTGATAAACTATCTGAAAATCCTACCTTAGAGTCTGATTTAGCCAGTGGCGTCATTCGTCTCAAACCCCAGGAATTTATTCATGTTTTAGATAATAATACAGGAATTACTCGCCTAGAAGTCGGACCCCAAACGATTACCTTGCGAGATGGGGAACGACTCATTTTAAAACCGCAACCCGCCATTGTTGTCCCACCGCGTCATTATTGCATCGTTGCCAATCCAGTTATGCGGGATGAAAATGGCGCACCCAGCACCGACCCTCGGGGACAAATCAAACTCCGTTATGGCGATCGAGAAATTCGTTTATCTCAAGAACCCTTTCCCCTGTATCCAGGAGAAGAACTTGCAGAAAGCGTGACTCAATTGCAAGTCGTTGAAACCAATCAAGCCTTGCGATTGCGTGCTTTACGGGATTTTAGCGAGACCCGAACCATCCCCGGGGAAACCCCTCAAACCCAAATGATTGAACGGGTTGCGGGAGATGAATGGCTATTTGAAGGACCCGGAACCTACATTCCTCGGGTGGAAGTGGCGATCGTTAAAACCGTCCAAGCCACTATTATTAAAACCAATCAAGCCCTGCGATTATTTGCCCGCCAAAACTGCATCGATCGCCAGGGAATTCGCCGCCGCGCCGGAGAAGAATGGTTAGTCCGAGAAGAAGGGGCTTATTTACCGGGCATTGATGAAGAAATCCTCGGTTTAATTGATGCTTATGTCTTAACCGAACGCAAGGCATTACACCTCAAAGCTAAACGCAGTTTTACCGATATTTTTGGACGGCAACGGAAAGCGGGAGATGAATGGTTAGTCACCTTAGAAGATGCAGAAATTCATATTCCTGACGTCTATGAACAAGTCGTAGGGGAAGTCCAAGTCACCACCCTGAATGACCGAGAATGGTGTATCGTCGTAGACCCCATCGATCGCAATGGCAAACCCCAATTCGGGATGTGGGAAGTTCGACAAGGGCGAATTACCTTCTTTTTACATCCCGGAGAATCCCTCCACAACGGCATCCAAAAAGTGTATGTGCTGGGGGAACAGGAAGCCTTATTACTCCGGGCTGATGAAGCCTTTACCGAAGGGACTCCAGAGAACCCGATTCATCACCAACCCGGGGATTTGTGGATGATTCATGGTCCCCGGGATTATATTCCTCCGGTACAAGTGAAAGTCATCGAAACCCGCAAAGCGATTCCCTTAGATAAAAATGAAGGAATCTATGTGCGAGATATTCAAACGGGGGAACTGAAACTGGTGAGTGGACCCCAAGCCTATTTGTTAGCCCCCCATGAAGAACCTTGGGAAAAAGAGTTACCCCCGGTGGTGGAAGACTTGCTGCAACGCAAAAGTGACCCATTAGGCGATCGCGGGGAATATAGCGGCAGTCGTGAGGAAACCCAGGGACGAACCCAAAATCCGCGCAAACAACGGGATAAAACTCGTGCAGTTGTCTTTCATGTTCCTCAAAATGCCGTAGTCCAAATTCACGACTATAAAGAACGAACCGCCCGGAATGTATTCGGTCCTGATTTAGTCATGTTAGGTCCCGATGAAGCCTTTACGGTGTTAAGTTTATCGGGAGATAAACCCAAACGACCTAATGCCATTAAATCCTTAGCTTTATTATTAGGTCCGGATTTCATGACGGATATTTTCACCGTAGAAACCTCGGACCATGCGCGACTGCAATTACAATTATCCTATAATTGGTATTTTGAAGTCGATAAAACGAACGAAGAACAGACGGAGAAATTATTTCAAGTTCCCGATTTTGTCGGCGCTGCTTGTAAGGCGATCGCCTCCCGAGTGCGCGGTGCCGTTGCCGGAGTCCAATTCGACGAATTCCACCGTAACTCCGCCCGCATCATTCGCCAAGCCGTCTTTGGAGTCGATGACGAGGGACATATTCGGGAAGACTTCCGATTTCGCTCCAATAATCTCGTCATCACCAACATTGACATTCAATCCGTCGAACCTGTAGATGAAGAGACCTTAAAAAGCCTGCAAAAATCCGTACAAATTGCCATTCAAATCACCACCGATGCCCAAGAAGCCGCCGCCCGCCATGATGCAGAACGCATTGCCCAACAAGCCAAAGCCAGACTAGAAAGACAGGCGATTGTAGACAAAAGTGCTGCCGAAGCCGAACGCCGAAACCTGCTGGAACTAGAAGCAGAAAACGCCGCCATTTCCTCCACCGGACAAGCCACCGCCGAAGCCCGCGCCAAAGCCGAAGCCGCGCAGATTCAAGGGCAATTACAAGTAAATTTAGCCACCCAAGAAGCCGAAGCCAACCGCATCCGCGCCGAAGTCGAACTGGTTCAACTGCGATCGCGCCAAGAAGCCGAATTCGCCCATCAACAAGCTCTCACAAACCTAGAAATAGAAAAAGCTCAACGCATGGCGGAAATTACCAGTACGGAATTTGCCCAAAAGGTTGCAGCCCTAGGACCGGAAACCCTACGGGCTATGGCTCAAGCTGGACCGGAAATGCAAGCGCGACTCCTAGCGGGGTTAGGTCTACAAAGTGTGTTGATTACTGATGGTAAAAGCCCGATTAATTTGTTTAATACTGCTAATGGTTTAATTGGGGGAGTGCCGTCTAATTTAGGGGGGAATGGGAGAGAAGAGACCTAA
- a CDS encoding CHAT domain-containing protein, producing the protein MKRFKGWTKLLLAMTLVAIAADPAITQTANQSDITGPIIDTPTIVPAGTIEPESTVTPTNTNPDTPDTTPDTPDTTTDTPDTTTDTPDTTTDTPDTTTDLPPGDTSVTPIDSPEEQVITTPVQPVEPINIQSPETTAPVVIPDNPEVPIEAEIPPTVGENNPEPDPTTESANPIEAQILEGAASRTTETEPFSNLSEQEIDRPGYESQLAVADIRVAVQMLEEYQAMQFSNYLEVDLFGETATPDEIAQALYDLWQATGNKSAFIYVSALANQLELVMIFPQNFRVAGGSSELVASTNLAQGLIERTTDIAIRETVPNVSREQLLEQVQNWRSELTNPRRRTSQSYLPVAQSLYQSLIAPMEAQLEANGIETLVFSMDSGLRTLPLVALHDGEQFLLEKYAIALVPSFGLTDVTYSDIRNREVLGMGSAIFDDLNPLPAVPTELQNIVRNFEIGNVFLNEQFTAENFRKTNQENRYGIIHLATHAEFQGGSLANSYIKFFDSRVGLNQIRDLATELGWNTAQNPPIELLTLSACRTAVGDTEAELGFAGLAVLSGAKASLASFWYVSDAGTLGLMSEFYSQLAEKPLKAEALRQTQLALLRGEVRIENGMLLLSNGTTVPLPPELAVQGNLTLSHPYFWSAFTMIGNWN; encoded by the coding sequence ATGAAACGGTTTAAGGGATGGACGAAATTGCTTTTGGCTATGACACTGGTGGCGATCGCTGCTGATCCTGCTATCACCCAGACGGCAAACCAGTCGGATATCACGGGACCCATAATAGATACACCCACGATCGTACCCGCAGGAACTATCGAACCTGAATCTACGGTAACTCCCACAAACACTAACCCCGATACCCCAGATACTACCCCCGATACCCCAGATACTACCACCGATACCCCAGATACTACCACCGATACTCCAGATACTACCACTGATACCCCAGATACTACCACAGACTTACCCCCTGGGGATACGTCCGTAACTCCTATTGATAGCCCAGAGGAACAGGTTATAACGACTCCCGTTCAACCCGTTGAACCGATTAACATTCAGTCGCCGGAAACCACTGCGCCAGTTGTCATCCCCGACAATCCAGAGGTTCCCATTGAAGCGGAAATTCCCCCGACTGTGGGTGAGAATAATCCCGAACCGGACCCAACAACCGAAAGTGCTAATCCCATAGAGGCGCAAATTCTCGAAGGGGCCGCCAGCAGAACGACAGAAACAGAACCGTTTAGTAACCTATCTGAGCAAGAAATCGATCGCCCGGGTTATGAAAGTCAGTTAGCTGTTGCTGATATTAGGGTGGCGGTTCAAATGTTGGAAGAATATCAGGCAATGCAGTTTAGCAATTACTTAGAAGTGGACTTGTTTGGAGAAACAGCCACTCCCGATGAAATTGCCCAAGCCTTGTATGATTTGTGGCAAGCAACGGGTAACAAGAGTGCATTTATTTATGTTTCAGCGTTAGCGAATCAATTAGAATTGGTGATGATTTTCCCCCAGAATTTTCGAGTCGCTGGGGGCAGTTCTGAATTAGTAGCTTCGACGAATTTAGCCCAAGGACTGATTGAGAGGACGACAGATATAGCCATTCGTGAAACGGTGCCTAATGTCTCGCGGGAACAGCTTCTTGAACAGGTGCAAAACTGGCGATCGGAACTGACTAATCCCCGCAGGCGCACCAGTCAGAGTTATTTACCCGTTGCTCAATCACTCTATCAATCTCTAATCGCTCCAATGGAAGCCCAATTAGAAGCCAATGGGATTGAAACCTTAGTCTTTTCCATGGATTCAGGCTTGCGAACTCTTCCCCTAGTGGCGTTACATGATGGGGAACAGTTTTTATTGGAAAAATATGCCATTGCTTTAGTCCCCAGTTTTGGTTTAACCGATGTCACCTATTCTGATATCCGCAACCGAGAAGTGTTAGGGATGGGTTCGGCTATTTTTGATGACCTTAATCCTCTCCCAGCGGTGCCGACTGAGTTACAAAATATTGTGAGAAATTTTGAAATTGGAAATGTTTTCCTGAATGAACAATTCACTGCCGAAAATTTCCGAAAAACTAACCAAGAAAACCGATATGGAATTATCCATTTAGCAACTCACGCGGAATTTCAAGGGGGAAGTTTAGCTAATTCTTATATCAAGTTTTTTGATAGCCGAGTTGGACTGAACCAAATTCGAGATTTAGCCACGGAACTCGGGTGGAATACCGCGCAAAATCCTCCCATTGAACTATTAACCCTAAGTGCCTGTCGGACCGCAGTGGGAGATACAGAAGCTGAGTTAGGATTTGCGGGTTTAGCGGTACTTTCTGGGGCGAAGGCATCGTTAGCCAGTTTCTGGTATGTCAGCGATGCAGGAACCCTGGGATTAATGAGTGAATTTTATTCCCAATTAGCGGAAAAACCACTGAAAGCCGAAGCGTTACGGCAAACCCAACTGGCGCTATTAAGGGGAGAGGTTCGCATAGAAAATGGGATGTTATTGCTCTCGAATGGTACAACTGTTCCCCTACCACCGGAATTAGCAGTCCAAGGAAATTTGACCCTATCTCACCCTTATTTTTGGTCGGCGTTTACCATGATTGGAAACTGGAATTAA